In Aquipuribacter hungaricus, the genomic stretch TCCTGCTGCTCGTGGCCCTGCTCGTGGCGTACCCGCTCTCGCTGGGCTGGGTGGCGTGGTCGAGCATCGAGCAGACCGGCAGCATCGAGTCCTCCACCTCGACCCCCGGCACGACGTTCCTGCTCGTGGGCAGCGACTCCCGCGCCGGGCTGACGGACGCCCAGGTCCAGGAGCTCGCGACCGGCACCGAGGCCGACGCCGGCGGCCAGCGCACCGACACCATCCTGCTGCTCCACGTGCCCACGGGGACCGGGCCGTCGGTGCTGCTCAGCCTGCCGCGTGACTCCTTCGTCGAGATCCCCGGCGAGGGCGAGAACAAGCTCAACGCCGCCTTCGCGCTGGGCGGCCCCCAGCTGCTGGCCGCCACCGTCGAGGCCGAGACCGGCATCGGCGTCGACTCCTACGTGGAGACCGGGTTCGCCGGGTTCGCCTCGGTCGTCGAGGCCCTCGGCGGCATCGAGGTCTGCCCTCCCGCCCCGCTGCAGGACCCGGCCGCGAACATCGACCTGCCCGCCGGCTGCCAGGAGGTGCAGGGCCCGCAGGCCCTCGGCTACGTCCGCAGCCGCAAGACCGACGCGACCGGCGACCTGGCCCGGGTGCAGCGCCAGCGCGAGGTGCTCGGCGGGATCATGGAACGCACGCTGGACCCGG encodes the following:
- a CDS encoding LCP family protein; this encodes RRDDSFTRTTPPPVAPRRPAGRPPRRRRGRGRAIVLLLVALLVAYPLSLGWVAWSSIEQTGSIESSTSTPGTTFLLVGSDSRAGLTDAQVQELATGTEADAGGQRTDTILLLHVPTGTGPSVLLSLPRDSFVEIPGEGENKLNAAFALGGPQLLAATVEAETGIGVDSYVETGFAGFASVVEALGGIEVCPPAPLQDPAANIDLPAGCQEVQGPQALGYVRSRKTDATGDLARVQRQREVLGGIMERTLDPVLLLDPPKAYRTAAAGGSGLRVDDGTGPVDLGRFLLGMRSVSGEGGVQLTVPVSDPDLSTSAGSAVEWDEERSEDLFAALRDDDTRRVQELLAGWTAEAQP